From the Osmerus eperlanus chromosome 19, fOsmEpe2.1, whole genome shotgun sequence genome, one window contains:
- the LOC134039580 gene encoding uncharacterized protein LOC134039580 isoform X1: MIWYGVLITLSYNYECFQPPCSCNPATKRNWEQVKVKHKNIIQAANKKKADMLKTGGGPRGPELTPAEELALANNRGRPIMQGIAGGSSSGEVVAGENPYVQVAGGSITLLQPPPNVLLVRGEEPTDEVGLDDEDTLSAFSSDLANPAGPRPAPPEPGPSRSLGTGDGETDTEDVRTLYKRYLRAKIHNLHLSSMKLDLEVKLLKRQLNVSLTL, from the exons ATGATATGGTATGGTGTACTAATAACACTGTCATATAATTATGAGTGCTTTCAACCCCCATGTAGTTGCAACCCGGCCACTAAAAGAAATTGGGAGCAAGTTAAAGTGAAGCACAAAAACATCATTCAGGCTG CAAACAAGAAAAAGGCGGATATGCTGAAGACGGGGGGAGGACCCCGAGGTCCTGAGCTAACCCCTGCTGAGGAGCTTGCCTTGGCCAACAACAGGGGTAGGCCAATCATGCAGGGCATAGCTGGGGGCAGCTCCTCTGGAGAGGTGGTGGCAGGAGAGAATCCGTATGTCCAAG TGGCCGGAGGCTCGATCACACTCCTGCAGCCACCTCCCAATGTGTTGttggtcaggggagaggagcccACTGAT GAGGTTGGTCTAGACGATGAGGACACACTTTCCGCCTTCTCCAGCGATTTG GCAAATCCTGCTGGACCACGGCCTGCTCCGCCGGAGCCTGGCCCCTCTCGCTCTTTGGGAActggggatggggag ACTGACACTGAAGATGTGCGCACGCTATATAAGCGCTACTTGCGTGCCAAGATTCACAACCTCCACTTAAGCTCAATGAAGCTGGATTTGGAGGTTAAATTGCTTAAACGGCAGCTGAATGTAAGTCTAACCCTGTAA
- the LOC134039580 gene encoding uncharacterized protein LOC134039580 isoform X2: MIWYGVLITLSYNYECFQPPCSCNPATKRNWEQVKVKHKNIIQAANKKKADMLKTGGGPRGPELTPAEELALANNRGRPIMQGIAGGSSSGEVVAGENPYVQVAGGSITLLQPPPNVLLVRGEEPTDEVGLDDEDTLSAFSSDLANPAGPRPAPPEPGPSRSLGTGDGETDTEDVRTLYKRYLRAKIHNLHLSSMKLDLEVKLLKRQLNDNQ, from the exons ATGATATGGTATGGTGTACTAATAACACTGTCATATAATTATGAGTGCTTTCAACCCCCATGTAGTTGCAACCCGGCCACTAAAAGAAATTGGGAGCAAGTTAAAGTGAAGCACAAAAACATCATTCAGGCTG CAAACAAGAAAAAGGCGGATATGCTGAAGACGGGGGGAGGACCCCGAGGTCCTGAGCTAACCCCTGCTGAGGAGCTTGCCTTGGCCAACAACAGGGGTAGGCCAATCATGCAGGGCATAGCTGGGGGCAGCTCCTCTGGAGAGGTGGTGGCAGGAGAGAATCCGTATGTCCAAG TGGCCGGAGGCTCGATCACACTCCTGCAGCCACCTCCCAATGTGTTGttggtcaggggagaggagcccACTGAT GAGGTTGGTCTAGACGATGAGGACACACTTTCCGCCTTCTCCAGCGATTTG GCAAATCCTGCTGGACCACGGCCTGCTCCGCCGGAGCCTGGCCCCTCTCGCTCTTTGGGAActggggatggggag ACTGACACTGAAGATGTGCGCACGCTATATAAGCGCTACTTGCGTGCCAAGATTCACAACCTCCACTTAAGCTCAATGAAGCTGGATTTGGAGGTTAAATTGCTTAAACGGCAGCTGAAT GATAACCAAtaa
- the LOC134039974 gene encoding LOW QUALITY PROTEIN: putative nuclease HARBI1 (The sequence of the model RefSeq protein was modified relative to this genomic sequence to represent the inferred CDS: inserted 2 bases in 1 codon), whose product MIPFSHKSIRDILSQLDDALMHKERSIQQRSSTLKTWQAPFLRDPVDEGAILVRLAFHTDRVICDRQDPLCHTDEFLFERYRFSRQGLIYLQDLLGPYIANLTRRSRALTVLQTLCIALRFFASGTFLYSVGDAENIGKAAACVAVRKVYLALNQLMNKFIIFPGHVPVNDIKEGFYAIAEFPNVIGAVDCTHIRLKKPSGPNEADFVNRKGFHSLNVQMICDSTCLITNVEVKWPGSVHDSRIFRDSTLCHSFEQGNYDGLLIGDRGYACRPWFMTPYPEPAPGPEVRFNGALARTRARIEMTFGLLKGRFNCLRGLRVEPDRACAITVACAVLHNVAXLRRERVPVIVAHPEDDVEPIHLDERSGPAARDIIAQHHFR is encoded by the exons ATGATCCCATTCAGCCACAAGAGCATTAGGGACATCCTGTCTCAGCTTGATGATGCTCTCATGCACAAAGAGAGGTCCATACAGCagaggtcttcaaccctg AAAACATGGcaagctccctttttgagagacccagttgacgaAGGAGCTAttctagttcgattagctttccataccgaTAGAGTTATTTGCGATCGCCAAGATCCTTTGTGTCACACGGATGAGTTtctgtttgagcgatatcgattcagccgacaaggactcatttatttgcaagaccttctcgggccctACATTGCAAAtctcacacgccgcagcagagctttaactgtgcttcagactctctgcatagccttgaggttttttgcgtcaggtacatttttatacagtgtaggcgatgcagaaaacattggcaaagccgcagcatgtgttgctgtaagaaaagtgtacttggcgctcaaccagctgatgaataaattcatcatattcccaggccatgtcccagtcaatgacatcaaagagggattttatGCAATTGCAG AGTTTCCTAATGTCATTGGCGCAGTGGACTGCACCCATATCCGCCTGAAAAAGCCCTCTGGGCCAAACGAGGCCGATTTCGTGAATAGAAAGGGCTTTCACAGCCTTAATGTGCAG ATGATCTGTGACTCCACCTGCCTGATCACAAATGTTGAGGTCAAGTGGCCGGGGTCTGTCCACGACTCCCGGATATTCCGAGACTCCACACTATGCCACAGCTTTGAGCAAG GTAACTATGATGGGCTCCTAATTGGAGACAGGGGTTACGCCTGCAGGCCCTGGTTCATGACCCCCTATCCCGAGCCAGCCCCAGGCCCTGAAGTGCGGTTCAACGGTGCTCTCGCTAGAACGAGGGCACGGATAGAGATGACCTTTGGCCTACTAAAGGGCAGATTTAATTGTCTGCGGGGGCTGAGGGTGGAACCGGACAGGGCCTGTGCGATCACGGTGGCATGTGCCGTGCTCCACAATGTGGC actcaggagggagagggtcccagtgatCGTGGCCCATCCTGAGGACGATGTGGAACCTATCCATCTAGATGAGCGATCTGGACCGGCTGCAAGGGACATAATTGCCCAGCATCATTTCAGATAG